A genomic window from Labrus bergylta chromosome 7, fLabBer1.1, whole genome shotgun sequence includes:
- the lyrm5b gene encoding LYR motif-containing protein 5B gives MANPLRAEVLRLYKNLLYLGREYPKGGDYFRDRLRAAFTKNKSVDDPEKIKEMIARGEYVTRELEALYYLRKYRAMKQRYYNDE, from the exons ATGGCAAACCCTCTGAGGGCTGAAGTCCTCCGCCTCTATAAAAAT CTCCTCTACCTCGGGCGAGAGTATCCCAAAGGCGGCGACTACTTCAGGGACCGTCTGAGAGCTGCGTTCACTAAAAACAAGTCAGTCGACGACCCGGAGAAGATCAAAGAGATGATCGCTCGAGGGGAGTACGTGACCCGAGAGCTGGAGGCACTTTACTACCTGAGGAAGTACAGAGCCATGAAGCAACGCTACTATAACGACGAGTGA